In Rhodopirellula sp. P2, the DNA window CGGAAATGACCTGCTCGCCGGGGTGTTGGTGAGCGACGCTGCTGCCGCAAATGGGCCCGGGAACCGTCCGAAAAAGAAGCCGGCCGCGGCGCCCCCCCCGTCGTTGTCCACCCGACTCGTCGATGGTTTTGGCAGCGACCCCTTGGATCCCTATGGCGATCGACCGTGCGACATGGTCGGTGCGGAGGACTCCGCAACGCTGCAAGCCAAGGTCAAAGGTCAGTGCCCCCCCGTTCCTGGGGTCTACGGGATGTTCGACCGGCACGGCGAATTGATCTACGTTGGCAAAAGTCGTTCGCTGCGGCATCGTTTGATGAGCTACTTTGGCGACGCAGCGTCCAAAGAGAAGAGCGGTCGAATCATCGAGAATTCGCGTGCGATTCAGTGGGAAACCCAACCGAGCGACTTCGCTGCCCAGCTCAGGGAACTCGATTTGATTCGTCGTTGGGCACCTCGATTCAATGTTCAAGGCGTGCCGCAGAGGCAACGAGCCGTTTACCTGTGCTTGGGGCGGAAGCCTGCCGAGACATTCTTCCTCGCCAGCACCCCACCGACTTCCGATTGCGTTGCCGTTGAGGGGCCGTTCTTTGGGCTGGCACGCATGCGAGATGTGATCGACGCGCTCAACAAAACGTTTCAACTTCGTGACTGCAGTCAACAAACGGTCTTTCAATTTCAAGACCAGCTTTCCTTGTTCGACCGGCAGCCCCGCCCGGGTTGTTTGCGTCTGGAAATTGGCACGTGTCTGGGACCGTGTGCGGCCGCCTGCACGCGCGAAGAATACTTGAATCGTGTCGTGGCAGCGGAGAGTTTTCTGGACGGCTTCAACGACGAGCCCTTGATCGCGATTCAGGAGTTGATGGAATCAGCGTCTGCCAATCAGCAGTACGAACTGGCCTCGCGGGCACGCGACACGATGAAGTCACTGGCGTACGCGACTCGCAAGTTGTCTTACCTGTCGCATGCCCGACGTGATTATTCGTTTGTTTACGCGGCGACGGGGTACGACGCTTGTTCGATCTGGTACTTGATTCGATCAGGTGAGATCATTGACGTGGTTGCGGCGCCCAAGGATCGCGACCAGTACCAGTGTTTGCGACCGACGATGCAGAAGTGGGCGTTGATGTTGAAGCGACGGCATGAACGCATCCGCGCCGATCACCCGCACAGCGTCGCGGTGGTTTCCAAGTGGTTTCGCAAGCACCGCGGCGAACTGAAGCAAACGTTCCAGCCGGAAGCTGCCGGCAGACGCTATCACCATCTTGCGCATCATCGTGCGGAGGCACTTTGAGCTGGATCGCGGCGTTCCTTGATTTGCTCTCTTGGTAGGAAATCAGGTCCGATGGGCGCGCGAGTTTCTCACTTGTTCAAAATGAAGCAGGTGTCTACGCTCCGCCTTGCCTCGCTTTCCTACACCCCCAGATTTGCCCCATGGACGGACATGATGACGCGAACAGGATGTTCCCTTTCTTTGCTTGGTCTTTCTCTTGCACTCCTTCTTTTCGGGATGGAGTCGCAGTCGCAAGGTGCGCTGGTGATTGACTTGCATCAAATTGAACAGCAAGCATCCATCACGACGGTGCACACGGGTGGCACTCTTGGTGAGACGCCTGGTGTGCTTCTCGACGGACGGGATTCGGCCGGGCCTGCGTTCATGAGCACCCTCGTGACGGAAGTTGACGAGGGCATGGATGCCACGCAGTACAGTCGCGCGACCGTCACCCAAGAATACAGCTCGTACTCGTATGACAAGAACAGCCATCTGCGATTCAGCTTCGCTGGTTCAACGATGGGGGAGGTGTCAAATCCTGGCTCCACGGATGACGAGGCCACGGTCTTCGACACCACTCACATGTCGTTCACTATCAACGAGACGGCCTTCCTGACGCTTGCGGCCAGTGTCAAAACGGAAGGGGCTCTAACACCTGTCAGCGGGCACGGAGACGACCTTTCTGGCGGAGAGAATATCCGCTACTCGACTGTGCAACTCGAAAAATCGGATGGCTCTTCGCCCTTCGATATTTTCAAGCTCTTTGACGATGGTATCTACAGCATTACGGCACTGGAACTCGCTCCTGGAT includes these proteins:
- a CDS encoding GIY-YIG nuclease family protein; protein product: MAKRKGRKRRETSGNDLLAGVLVSDAAAANGPGNRPKKKPAAAPPPSLSTRLVDGFGSDPLDPYGDRPCDMVGAEDSATLQAKVKGQCPPVPGVYGMFDRHGELIYVGKSRSLRHRLMSYFGDAASKEKSGRIIENSRAIQWETQPSDFAAQLRELDLIRRWAPRFNVQGVPQRQRAVYLCLGRKPAETFFLASTPPTSDCVAVEGPFFGLARMRDVIDALNKTFQLRDCSQQTVFQFQDQLSLFDRQPRPGCLRLEIGTCLGPCAAACTREEYLNRVVAAESFLDGFNDEPLIAIQELMESASANQQYELASRARDTMKSLAYATRKLSYLSHARRDYSFVYAATGYDACSIWYLIRSGEIIDVVAAPKDRDQYQCLRPTMQKWALMLKRRHERIRADHPHSVAVVSKWFRKHRGELKQTFQPEAAGRRYHHLAHHRAEAL